In the Carboxydothermus hydrogenoformans Z-2901 genome, one interval contains:
- a CDS encoding thiamine pyrophosphate-dependent enzyme, whose product MFKRPALLTEKNFHYCPGCHHGIMHRLLAEVLEEFNPEETIGVSSVGCSVFIYDYIDIDWVAAAHGRAPAVATGVKRVKPDRLVFTYQGDGDLAAIGTGEIVHAAARGEKITAIFINNAVYGMTGGQMAPTTLTGQKTTTTPEGRNPAHQGYPVKMVEMLSVLDGVAYAARVALNTPKRILEAKKALRKAFKVQRANLGFSIIEVLSACPTNWGVSPVEALKWVDEKMIAYYPLGEYKTPQEGVE is encoded by the coding sequence ATGTTTAAGCGTCCGGCCCTTTTGACCGAAAAAAATTTTCATTACTGTCCCGGATGCCATCACGGTATTATGCACCGGCTTTTGGCGGAAGTGTTAGAGGAATTTAATCCCGAAGAAACCATCGGGGTAAGTTCGGTAGGTTGCAGTGTTTTTATTTATGATTATATAGATATTGACTGGGTGGCAGCGGCCCACGGGCGAGCTCCGGCGGTGGCTACTGGAGTTAAAAGGGTAAAGCCTGACCGGCTGGTGTTTACTTATCAGGGGGATGGGGACCTGGCTGCGATTGGTACCGGGGAAATAGTTCATGCCGCAGCCCGGGGGGAGAAAATTACGGCAATTTTTATCAATAATGCCGTTTACGGGATGACCGGAGGGCAAATGGCTCCTACAACCCTTACCGGGCAAAAAACTACCACCACCCCCGAAGGTCGAAACCCTGCCCATCAGGGCTATCCGGTAAAAATGGTGGAGATGTTAAGCGTTTTAGATGGTGTAGCGTATGCGGCCCGGGTGGCTTTAAATACCCCTAAGCGCATCTTAGAAGCCAAAAAAGCCTTAAGAAAAGCTTTTAAGGTACAGAGAGCTAACTTAGGCTTTTCCATTATAGAAGTATTGTCAGCCTGCCCAACTAACTGGGGGGTTTCTCCGGTTGAGGCCTTAAAATGGGTAGATGAAAAAATGATAGCGTACTACCCGCTCGGGGAATATAAAACCCCGCAAGAGGGGGTGGAGTGA